Proteins co-encoded in one Cytophaga hutchinsonii ATCC 33406 genomic window:
- a CDS encoding alkene reductase has translation MKTSNLFEPLKIGSISLKNSIVMAPMTRCRAIGNIPNDLMATYYGQRATAGLIITEGASPSPNGLGYARIPGIFNKEQVEGWKKITTAVHDKGGKIVIQLMHTGRISHPANMPEGASILSASSVKPGGQMWTDSLQMQDYPIPKTMTVEEILQTKEEFVTAAKNAIEAGFDGVELHGANGYLLEQFISPHTNMRGDEYGGGIDRRCKFVLDVVEAVAAAIGKDKTGIRLSPYGVASDMPPYPDIEVTYEYLALALNDLGIDYIHVVDHSAIGAPAVPLSIKEKIRAGFSNTIILCGGFDQAAAERAIDTGLTNAVAFGRPFINNPDLVERLKNNQPLSDKLNTDAFYSADEKGYTDYPVFGG, from the coding sequence ATGAAAACATCTAACCTATTTGAACCCTTGAAAATTGGTTCTATCTCTTTAAAGAACAGCATTGTAATGGCGCCGATGACGCGTTGCAGAGCTATAGGCAATATTCCCAACGACTTGATGGCAACCTATTATGGTCAGCGTGCAACCGCAGGGCTTATTATTACCGAAGGAGCGTCTCCTTCACCAAACGGTTTGGGTTATGCGCGCATACCGGGTATTTTCAACAAAGAGCAGGTTGAAGGCTGGAAAAAAATAACTACGGCGGTACATGATAAAGGCGGTAAAATTGTAATACAGCTGATGCATACCGGCCGTATCAGTCACCCGGCTAATATGCCTGAAGGCGCAAGCATTTTATCGGCATCTTCGGTAAAGCCTGGCGGACAAATGTGGACTGACTCGTTACAGATGCAGGATTATCCGATTCCAAAAACCATGACGGTAGAAGAAATTTTACAGACCAAAGAAGAATTTGTAACGGCTGCTAAAAACGCGATCGAAGCAGGTTTTGATGGTGTTGAATTGCACGGTGCGAACGGTTATTTACTGGAACAGTTTATCTCTCCGCATACCAACATGCGCGGCGATGAGTACGGCGGCGGTATTGACAGACGGTGTAAATTTGTGCTGGATGTTGTTGAAGCGGTTGCAGCAGCAATCGGCAAAGACAAAACAGGTATCCGGCTTTCTCCATATGGCGTTGCCAGTGATATGCCTCCGTATCCGGATATTGAAGTAACATATGAATACCTGGCCCTAGCATTAAACGATTTAGGTATTGACTATATCCACGTGGTAGATCATTCCGCGATAGGTGCGCCTGCAGTGCCGTTAAGTATCAAAGAAAAAATCCGTGCCGGGTTTAGCAATACCATTATTCTTTGCGGCGGCTTTGATCAGGCTGCTGCTGAAAGAGCAATAGACACCGGACTTACAAATGCCGTGGCTTTTGGACGACCGTTTATAAACAATCCCGATCTGGTTGAACGTTTAAAAAATAATCAGCCATTGTCTGATAAACTGAATACAGATGCATTCTATTCAGCAGATGAAAAAGGATACACGGATTATCCGGTGTTTGGTGGTTAA
- a CDS encoding T9SS type A sorting domain-containing protein, with protein MKTLLSLFALCMLGICVHAQNVRLRDYTVGEEINDTIFSYYGNLPFSGNGDIYFGGNVTAELMPGVSFKIVIDSINKGESSVNTAFRVEGDENIAIKKGDTVSMPVRLRLFAGKIGFHILVHGTPLTANEEYLCDLVFAQTTSEDWGLVLVDNSNTLCTVDLTTGIKKKLYTKNISVYPNPATGDITLNVAVDMVGFSYNISNAMGRVVTSGNISDAFSVVSVNDLLPGVYYVIVENAAPVKIIKQ; from the coding sequence ATGAAAACACTTTTAAGTCTTTTTGCATTATGTATGCTAGGTATATGTGTGCATGCACAGAATGTTCGTCTTCGGGATTATACCGTTGGCGAAGAGATTAACGATACCATTTTTTCCTATTATGGCAATCTTCCTTTCAGCGGCAATGGTGATATTTATTTTGGAGGAAATGTTACTGCTGAATTAATGCCGGGAGTATCTTTTAAAATTGTTATTGACAGCATCAACAAGGGCGAATCTTCAGTAAACACAGCATTCCGCGTAGAAGGAGATGAAAATATTGCAATTAAAAAAGGCGATACGGTATCCATGCCGGTACGTTTGAGATTGTTTGCAGGAAAAATTGGTTTTCATATACTTGTACATGGCACACCTTTAACAGCAAACGAGGAATATTTATGTGATCTTGTTTTTGCGCAGACAACAAGTGAGGATTGGGGATTAGTGCTTGTCGACAATAGCAATACGTTATGTACCGTTGATTTGACAACGGGTATAAAAAAGAAGTTATACACTAAAAATATTTCTGTTTATCCGAATCCGGCAACTGGTGACATTACGCTAAATGTTGCTGTGGACATGGTTGGCTTTTCTTACAACATTTCTAACGCCATGGGAAGAGTTGTAACTTCAGGAAATATAAGTGATGCGTTTTCAGTTGTTTCTGTAAACGATTTATTGCCGGGTGTATATTATGTGATTGTTGAAAATGCAGCACCGGTAAAAATTATTAAGCAATAA
- a CDS encoding glycine--tRNA ligase, producing MENKVVAPAENGLMKKIVSHAKEYGFVFPSSEIYDGLQAVYDYGQMGVELKNNIKIVWYKAMTQLNDNIVGIDASIFMHPLTWKASGHIDGFSDPMIDNKDSKKRYRADVLVEERAAQMEAAGKKDEADALVKKLARLLEADDLKGVQDLITNEKITCPVSGTSNWTEVRQFNLMFSTQVGSVAEDSSTIYLRPETAQGIFVNFLNVQKSGRMKIPFGIAQIGKAFRNEIVARQFTFRMREFEQMEMQFFIRPGTEMEWYNKWKESRLNWHKAIGLPAEKLKFHDHEKLAHYANAAVDIEFEFPFGFKEMEGIHSRTDFDLANHQELSKKKQQYFDNDIDPVTGKAFGNYVPFVVETSVGADRCFLAVLCNAYTEETTVEQTEEGEKVKERVYLKLHPTLAPIKAAILPITKKDGLPEKAMEIYNELKYDIKVTYEDKDSIGKRYTRNDLIGTPFCIAVDHQTLEDNTVTIRHRDTTLQERVPISELRLKIRKETSWRTILEKV from the coding sequence ATGGAAAATAAAGTAGTTGCCCCAGCCGAAAACGGCCTGATGAAAAAAATCGTTTCGCACGCGAAAGAATATGGTTTTGTTTTTCCTTCATCAGAAATCTATGACGGGTTGCAGGCAGTATACGATTACGGACAAATGGGTGTTGAATTGAAAAACAACATCAAAATAGTTTGGTATAAAGCAATGACGCAATTGAACGACAACATCGTTGGTATCGACGCGTCTATCTTTATGCATCCGTTAACCTGGAAAGCTTCGGGCCACATTGATGGTTTCAGCGATCCGATGATCGATAACAAAGATTCGAAAAAAAGATACAGAGCCGATGTGCTTGTTGAAGAACGCGCGGCACAAATGGAAGCTGCCGGTAAAAAAGACGAAGCCGATGCACTGGTAAAAAAACTTGCACGTCTGCTTGAAGCTGATGATTTGAAAGGTGTTCAGGATCTGATCACCAATGAAAAAATTACGTGTCCGGTTAGCGGAACATCAAACTGGACAGAAGTACGTCAGTTCAATCTGATGTTCTCTACACAAGTAGGTTCGGTTGCTGAAGATTCAAGCACCATTTATTTAAGACCGGAAACAGCACAAGGTATTTTTGTAAACTTCCTGAACGTACAGAAATCAGGCCGTATGAAAATACCGTTTGGTATTGCGCAGATCGGTAAAGCATTCCGTAACGAAATTGTTGCGCGCCAGTTTACCTTTCGTATGCGTGAGTTTGAACAAATGGAAATGCAGTTCTTCATCCGTCCCGGAACGGAAATGGAATGGTACAACAAATGGAAAGAGTCACGGTTGAACTGGCACAAAGCAATTGGTTTGCCGGCAGAAAAATTGAAATTCCACGATCACGAAAAGCTTGCACACTACGCAAATGCTGCGGTAGATATTGAATTTGAATTCCCGTTTGGTTTCAAAGAAATGGAAGGCATCCACTCACGTACGGATTTCGATTTGGCGAACCACCAGGAATTATCGAAAAAGAAACAGCAGTATTTTGATAACGATATTGATCCTGTAACAGGAAAAGCATTTGGTAACTATGTTCCGTTTGTGGTTGAAACGTCGGTTGGTGCAGACAGATGTTTCCTTGCCGTCTTGTGCAATGCATATACCGAAGAAACAACGGTAGAACAAACAGAAGAAGGTGAAAAAGTGAAAGAACGTGTGTACTTAAAATTACACCCGACTTTGGCTCCTATCAAAGCAGCAATTCTTCCGATCACAAAGAAAGACGGCTTGCCTGAAAAAGCAATGGAAATTTACAACGAATTGAAATACGATATCAAGGTAACGTATGAAGATAAAGATTCGATCGGTAAACGGTACACAAGAAATGATTTAATCGGTACGCCATTCTGTATCGCGGTTGATCACCAGACATTAGAAGATAATACAGTTACGATCCGTCACAGAGATACAACCCTGCAGGAAAGAGTTCCGATCAGCGAATTACGTCTGAAGATCCGCAAAGAGACGAGCTGGAGAACGATTTTGGAGAAGGTGTAA
- the hemH gene encoding ferrochelatase, which translates to MALPNKKSKTAVFLINLGTPDSPNTPDVRKYLRQFLMDRRVIDIPWLNRWLLINMIIAPFRAPKSAHEYKKLWTEQGSPLMFHGVAVKELLQQALGDEYKVVLGMRYQNPSIESAAKELEAKGYNKVIVVPLFPQYASASTGSAVEEALRVLGKWEITPHIEVISKFFDHPLFIKAFAEIGRKYLAERNWDHIIFSYHGIPERQIKKASIGDQCKLGTCCQVYGSRNEYCYRAQCYETTRLLVKELGLAEGSYSVSFQSRLGKTPWIKPYTDHNIEELGKAGKKSILFFSPSFIADCLETTVEGGEEYKLLFEEHGGKDWQLVESLNTNPTWVECLKDMVVSKS; encoded by the coding sequence ATGGCATTGCCTAATAAAAAATCCAAAACAGCTGTCTTTCTCATTAATCTGGGTACACCAGACAGTCCAAATACACCTGACGTACGCAAATACCTGCGCCAGTTTTTAATGGACAGACGTGTTATTGACATTCCCTGGCTTAACCGTTGGCTGCTGATTAACATGATCATAGCACCTTTCCGTGCACCTAAATCGGCTCATGAATATAAAAAACTCTGGACGGAACAGGGTTCTCCGCTCATGTTTCATGGGGTTGCTGTGAAGGAATTACTGCAACAGGCGTTGGGCGATGAATATAAAGTTGTGCTGGGTATGCGTTATCAGAACCCGTCTATAGAATCAGCAGCAAAAGAACTGGAAGCAAAAGGCTATAACAAAGTAATTGTAGTTCCCCTGTTTCCGCAATATGCTTCTGCTTCTACCGGATCTGCCGTTGAAGAAGCACTGCGTGTATTAGGTAAGTGGGAAATCACACCGCACATAGAAGTAATCTCGAAATTTTTTGATCATCCGTTATTCATAAAAGCCTTTGCTGAAATTGGCCGCAAATACCTGGCTGAAAGAAACTGGGATCATATCATTTTCTCGTATCACGGTATTCCGGAAAGACAGATTAAAAAAGCTTCCATCGGCGACCAGTGCAAATTAGGTACCTGCTGTCAGGTTTATGGTTCAAGAAATGAATATTGCTACCGTGCACAGTGTTATGAAACAACCCGTTTGCTGGTTAAAGAATTGGGTTTGGCCGAAGGATCGTATTCTGTTTCGTTCCAGTCGCGTTTGGGAAAAACACCGTGGATCAAACCATACACAGATCATAACATTGAAGAACTGGGCAAAGCAGGAAAGAAAAGTATTTTATTTTTCTCACCATCGTTTATTGCAGATTGCTTAGAAACAACGGTTGAAGGCGGAGAAGAATATAAATTACTATTTGAAGAACACGGCGGTAAAGACTGGCAACTGGTTGAAAGTTTAAATACAAACCCTACCTGGGTGGAATGTTTGAAGGATATGGTAGTGAGTAAGAGTTGA
- a CDS encoding DegT/DnrJ/EryC1/StrS family aminotransferase encodes MKHIPFFTLVHQNAFLEKEIEFFYKELHAEAWYILGKRVAQFEKAYAAYNNVRHCIGVGNGLDALTLSLRALNIGKGDEVVVPANSFIATLLAVTQVGATPILAEPDKHTFNITAEEIKKKITSKTKVIIPVHLYGLPCAMEDLISLAETNNIFIVEDNAQAHGATYKNQKTGSFGIANATSFYPVKPLGAYGDGGAVTTNDAGLARQIRLLSNYGSEEKYYYETTGINSRLDEIQAGVLSIKLNYLDRWNEERIQLANLYSEILKDTEGIVLPVSSPDCKHIYHQYVIQSDKRDLLKEHLKKQGIETGIHYPVPPHLQKAYDFLNLQKGSLPVTEKLSETILSLPIYNGMKNEDVEYVCEVIRNFINKKVKPTVQ; translated from the coding sequence ATGAAGCACATTCCGTTTTTTACATTGGTGCATCAAAACGCTTTCCTTGAAAAGGAAATAGAGTTTTTTTATAAAGAACTGCATGCCGAGGCCTGGTATATTTTAGGAAAACGCGTTGCTCAATTTGAAAAAGCATATGCTGCCTATAATAATGTGCGGCATTGTATTGGCGTAGGAAATGGATTGGATGCATTAACACTTTCGCTGCGTGCATTAAATATTGGAAAAGGTGATGAAGTGGTTGTTCCGGCAAATAGTTTTATTGCAACGCTGCTGGCGGTTACACAGGTAGGTGCAACACCCATTTTAGCTGAGCCCGACAAACACACATTTAATATAACAGCAGAAGAAATTAAAAAAAAAATTACGTCAAAAACCAAAGTAATTATTCCCGTTCATTTATATGGTTTGCCTTGCGCAATGGAAGATTTAATTTCTTTAGCAGAAACAAATAATATATTCATTGTTGAAGACAATGCACAGGCACATGGTGCGACCTACAAAAATCAAAAAACGGGAAGTTTTGGAATTGCTAACGCAACAAGCTTTTATCCGGTGAAACCACTTGGTGCTTATGGCGATGGCGGTGCTGTTACAACGAATGATGCCGGGCTGGCAAGACAGATCCGCTTGTTGAGCAATTATGGATCAGAAGAAAAATATTATTATGAAACGACCGGGATAAATTCCCGGCTGGATGAAATACAGGCCGGCGTATTGTCGATCAAACTCAATTATCTTGACCGATGGAACGAAGAACGGATTCAGCTTGCAAACCTTTATTCAGAAATATTAAAAGATACAGAAGGAATTGTACTTCCGGTTTCTTCACCAGACTGCAAACATATTTACCATCAGTATGTGATTCAATCAGACAAAAGAGATCTGTTGAAAGAGCACTTAAAAAAACAAGGTATTGAAACAGGTATCCATTATCCGGTGCCGCCACATCTGCAAAAAGCATATGACTTTTTAAATCTGCAAAAAGGCAGTCTGCCGGTTACAGAAAAGCTGTCAGAAACGATTTTAAGTTTACCTATCTATAACGGAATGAAAAACGAAGATGTGGAATATGTGTGTGAAGTGATAAGAAATTTTATAAATAAAAAAGTTAAACCAACAGTGCAATGA
- the gldM gene encoding gliding motility protein GldM, with product MSTGKETPRQRMIGMMYLVLTALLALQVSSAIIEKFYALNQSMETTVNNGIQYNTDRLAIIKKAVANRGNSAADQQTQTQAEELRTKTESVVSFMNKLKTEMIVKTGGYDEDGNLKGAKEETEVEVYMLGTNKLNGKAYELQNKLNEYIVFVNKSSGMNFSKLALDAKDDPMYQNNADQKNKDFAQLNFAQTPLVAAMAVVSDLQTKVTNIESTLMNQYLATLGQDDFMVDNMIPIVRAKSKYVPAGTTYEAEVLMAASSSSLAPTMQVGTQVLTVNKEGIGSYNFKAGGGAYSADGLLKKTWTAQIKIKKPNGKDTLYTVSEDYFVVKPVIQIQSAAQTGLYFNCGNKVDIMVPALGAEYNPEFKATGATVKSTGTKGRVYIIPNAASTKIAVYNKGQFIGDENFNVKAIPKPTIEVRVNGQLINARTGISHMALKNISIKAIPDADFAASQPEDAMYKVTEWEIDFGRGRRPVPGLPKMTPSDQLVSMSGKAQNLQDKDMIFVTPKKIMRKNYLGTWEEVKVASTPILIPILEN from the coding sequence ATGTCAACAGGAAAAGAAACACCCAGACAACGCATGATTGGTATGATGTACCTTGTGCTTACTGCCTTGCTTGCCTTACAGGTAAGTTCTGCAATTATTGAAAAATTTTATGCCTTGAATCAAAGCATGGAAACCACGGTCAATAATGGTATTCAATATAATACAGATCGATTAGCCATCATTAAAAAAGCAGTTGCAAACAGAGGAAATTCTGCAGCTGATCAACAGACACAAACACAGGCAGAAGAACTGAGAACCAAAACGGAATCGGTTGTTTCATTTATGAATAAGTTGAAAACAGAAATGATTGTGAAAACCGGTGGCTACGATGAAGACGGGAATCTTAAAGGAGCGAAGGAAGAAACAGAAGTTGAAGTATATATGCTGGGTACAAATAAATTGAATGGCAAAGCATATGAATTACAGAATAAATTAAACGAGTACATTGTATTTGTTAATAAAAGCTCAGGTATGAATTTTTCAAAACTTGCATTAGATGCAAAAGATGATCCGATGTATCAGAACAATGCGGATCAGAAAAATAAAGATTTTGCGCAGTTGAATTTTGCTCAGACGCCCCTGGTTGCAGCCATGGCTGTTGTAAGTGATTTGCAGACAAAAGTTACCAACATTGAAAGCACATTAATGAATCAGTATTTAGCAACTCTTGGTCAGGATGATTTTATGGTAGATAACATGATTCCGATTGTACGTGCTAAAAGTAAATATGTGCCGGCGGGTACAACGTATGAAGCAGAAGTTTTAATGGCGGCATCCTCCAGCTCGCTTGCACCAACCATGCAGGTAGGTACACAGGTATTAACTGTAAATAAAGAAGGAATCGGTTCATATAATTTTAAGGCCGGGGGCGGAGCATATTCTGCAGATGGTTTGTTAAAGAAAACGTGGACAGCACAAATAAAAATTAAAAAACCAAATGGCAAGGATACATTATATACAGTAAGCGAAGATTACTTTGTTGTGAAACCGGTGATACAAATACAGTCTGCAGCACAAACGGGTTTATATTTTAATTGCGGAAACAAAGTAGATATTATGGTACCTGCCTTAGGTGCTGAATACAATCCGGAATTTAAAGCAACAGGCGCAACCGTTAAATCTACCGGCACAAAAGGGCGTGTATATATTATTCCAAATGCTGCTTCAACAAAAATTGCTGTGTATAACAAAGGACAATTTATAGGAGATGAAAATTTCAACGTAAAAGCAATTCCAAAACCAACCATTGAAGTCCGGGTAAATGGCCAGCTGATAAATGCACGTACAGGTATTTCACACATGGCGTTAAAAAATATTTCGATCAAAGCAATTCCGGATGCGGACTTTGCAGCCAGCCAGCCGGAAGATGCAATGTATAAAGTGACGGAATGGGAAATTGATTTTGGACGCGGAAGAAGACCTGTTCCCGGTCTTCCGAAAATGACACCATCAGACCAGCTGGTAAGCATGAGTGGAAAGGCACAGAATCTTCAGGACAAGGACATGATTTTTGTAACACCTAAAAAAATAATGCGGAAAAATTATTTAGGAACGTGGGAAGAAGTTAAGGTCGCATCCACACCGATACTGATTCCGATACTGGAAAATTAA
- the gldJ gene encoding gliding motility lipoprotein GldJ: MKKMNRVIKHAVVLVAGASLLFSCSKGNPTSINPGGSSTTTGMAFNEENGFQVSDYAGQPEGPNLVYIEGGRTVLGSFEEDLMKNGDNVERTVTVASFYMDETEIANIHWLEYLFYVQRDSSQEFYESALPDTTVWASELAYNDPYVDHYFRYPGFRYFPVVGVNWIQANDYCIWRTTVVNNQLAQNAGIDVPEGGGRIPLESGVVLPNYRLPSEAEWEYAAQALIGNQWLDENQTHKRLYPWDGHALRNPYGKQMGMFLANFKRGRGDYAGIAGKLNDGAMITTYIYEFPPNDFGLYCMAGNVNEWVYDVYRPLSFQTFDDLNPLRRNGFLDEEKGYDKAGFQSLVDDHVRVYKGGSWKDVAYWMSPGTRRYLAEDSCTATIGFRCAMIQAGTNY; encoded by the coding sequence ATGAAGAAAATGAATCGTGTTATCAAACATGCGGTTGTCTTAGTAGCGGGTGCTTCACTTCTTTTTTCGTGTAGCAAAGGGAACCCTACTAGCATTAATCCGGGAGGTTCCAGCACAACAACTGGTATGGCCTTCAATGAAGAAAATGGATTTCAAGTGTCAGACTATGCTGGTCAGCCAGAAGGTCCAAACTTGGTATACATCGAAGGTGGACGTACAGTTCTTGGTTCATTTGAAGAAGATTTGATGAAAAACGGTGATAACGTTGAAAGAACGGTTACTGTAGCTTCATTCTATATGGATGAAACTGAAATAGCGAACATCCACTGGTTAGAATATTTATTTTATGTTCAGCGTGACTCATCTCAGGAATTTTATGAGTCTGCATTGCCTGATACAACAGTATGGGCATCTGAACTTGCATACAACGATCCATACGTAGATCACTATTTCCGTTATCCTGGTTTCCGTTATTTCCCGGTTGTTGGTGTTAACTGGATTCAGGCAAACGATTACTGTATCTGGAGAACAACAGTAGTGAACAATCAACTTGCACAAAATGCAGGTATCGATGTTCCTGAAGGTGGCGGCCGTATTCCATTGGAATCTGGTGTCGTTCTTCCAAACTACCGTTTACCATCTGAAGCTGAGTGGGAATATGCTGCTCAGGCACTTATCGGTAACCAATGGTTAGATGAAAACCAAACACACAAACGTTTATATCCATGGGATGGTCACGCATTACGTAACCCGTATGGAAAACAAATGGGTATGTTCCTTGCAAACTTTAAAAGAGGTCGTGGTGACTACGCTGGTATCGCCGGTAAGTTGAACGATGGTGCAATGATTACTACTTACATCTACGAATTCCCGCCAAATGATTTCGGTTTATATTGTATGGCAGGTAACGTAAACGAATGGGTTTACGATGTTTACCGTCCATTATCTTTCCAAACATTTGATGACTTAAACCCATTACGTCGTAACGGTTTCTTAGATGAAGAAAAAGGATACGATAAAGCAGGTTTCCAATCGTTGGTTGATGATCACGTGCGTGTATACAAAGGTGGTTCCTGGAAAGACGTTGCTTACTGGATGTCTCCTGGAACAAGAAGATATTTAGCTGAAGATTCTTGTACAGCTACTATCGGTTTCCGTTGCGCAATGATTCAAGCCGGAACAAACTATTAA
- a CDS encoding ComF family protein codes for MKKIFKSIANSANCLADVLFPPHCLVCDSGLVLGETDVCSTCLSTLPTVNDDYSPDSLYLRLSIELRPSFVWAYLLFDSKNKTQKILHAIKYGDAPDIAVRLAMIWTDRIRESLVEADVDLIMPIPLHKSKLRKRGYNQATKIAEGIQKIVPIPIEESVLIRKRNLFIQAKSKRAKRFENVKQVYAIQHIEKVAGKHILLVDDVLTTGATLEACGLLLKNAGAAKVSVALLAMVAD; via the coding sequence ATGAAAAAAATTTTTAAAAGCATCGCAAATAGCGCGAATTGCCTGGCGGATGTATTGTTCCCGCCGCATTGCCTGGTGTGCGATTCAGGATTAGTACTTGGCGAAACAGATGTCTGTTCAACCTGCCTTTCAACATTGCCAACGGTAAATGATGATTATTCTCCCGATTCGTTGTATCTCCGTTTGTCGATTGAATTGCGGCCGTCTTTTGTGTGGGCGTATTTGCTTTTTGATTCAAAAAACAAAACACAGAAAATTTTACATGCTATTAAATATGGCGATGCACCGGATATAGCCGTTCGGCTGGCAATGATCTGGACTGACCGGATCAGAGAGTCATTGGTAGAAGCTGATGTAGATCTGATTATGCCCATCCCGCTTCATAAATCAAAATTACGGAAAAGAGGTTATAACCAAGCTACAAAAATTGCTGAAGGCATACAAAAAATTGTTCCCATACCAATTGAAGAAAGCGTATTGATCCGCAAACGCAATTTATTTATTCAGGCAAAAAGCAAACGTGCAAAACGATTTGAAAATGTAAAGCAGGTATATGCCATTCAACATATAGAGAAAGTTGCGGGCAAACATATATTACTTGTTGATGATGTATTAACGACAGGCGCAACGCTGGAAGCCTGCGGACTGTTATTAAAAAATGCAGGAGCTGCAAAAGTGAGTGTTGCTTTGCTTGCAATGGTAGCAGATTGA
- a CDS encoding exodeoxyribonuclease III, with amino-acid sequence MKIITYNVNGIRAAITKGLLTWVKATNADVLCFQEIKASVDQFDVESFKALGYTTYAFPAQKKGYSGVAICTKEIPVHVEYGCGIEKYDFEGRVIRADYPTFSVMNVYMPSGSSGDDRQAFKFGWMDDFLLYISEVRKKIPNLIVCGDYNICHKAIDIHNPKSNAKTSGFLPEEREWMSKFFDSGFVDAFRHFNEEPHHYTWWSYRAGSRGKNLGWRIDYHSVTQEMVGKLKRSVILPDAIHSDHCPVLLEIIP; translated from the coding sequence ATGAAAATTATCACCTATAATGTAAATGGTATTCGTGCTGCAATTACAAAAGGCTTATTAACCTGGGTTAAAGCAACCAATGCAGACGTACTGTGTTTTCAGGAAATCAAAGCATCTGTAGATCAATTTGATGTAGAAAGTTTTAAAGCCCTGGGTTACACTACCTACGCGTTTCCGGCACAGAAAAAAGGCTACAGCGGTGTGGCAATCTGTACAAAAGAAATTCCTGTGCATGTTGAATATGGCTGCGGCATTGAAAAATACGACTTCGAAGGCCGTGTGATCCGTGCTGATTATCCAACATTTTCGGTAATGAATGTGTATATGCCGTCAGGCTCCAGCGGCGATGACCGTCAGGCATTTAAGTTTGGATGGATGGATGATTTCCTGCTTTATATTTCAGAAGTAAGAAAAAAAATTCCTAACTTAATTGTGTGCGGAGATTATAACATCTGCCATAAAGCGATTGATATTCATAATCCAAAATCAAACGCCAAGACGTCGGGTTTTTTACCTGAAGAGCGCGAATGGATGAGTAAATTCTTTGACTCCGGTTTTGTTGATGCATTCAGGCATTTTAATGAAGAGCCGCACCACTATACCTGGTGGAGTTACCGGGCCGGATCAAGAGGTAAAAATCTGGGTTGGCGAATTGATTATCATTCAGTAACACAGGAAATGGTTGGGAAATTAAAGCGTTCCGTAATTTTACCGGATGCCATACATTCTGACCATTGTCCTGTTTTATTAGAAATTATTCCCTAA